Part of the Bacillus cabrialesii genome is shown below.
GATATGCCGTATCTTTGATTAAAGCGGGCATGGAGATCATGGGATTGAATGTGAGAAACACAGCCAGACCGCCTGTCGGCCCGGTTGAAAAAGAGCACTATCAGCAATTGGAAGCGATTTTGAAGCAGGCGGCTGACCGTTTTCCGAAAAAAGCCGCGACGGTTTGATGAACAGAAAAATACGAAAGGGGCAATGAGCATGTCTGTGATGACGGATCAAAACACGTATCTCAACTTTATTAACGGAGAGTGGGTTAAGTCTCAATCAGGCGATATGGTCAAGGTCGAAAACCCTGCGGATGTGAATGATATTGTCGGCTATGTACAGAATTCAGCGGCTGATGATGTGGAACGGGCCGTCGCCGCCGCTAATGAAGCCAAAACGGCTTGGAGAAAGCTGACGGGAGCCGAGCGGGGCCAATACTTATACAAAACAGCGGATATCATGGAGCAGCGCTTGGAGGAAATCGCCGCCTGCGCAACGCGTGAAATGGGGAAAACACTGCCGGAAGCGAAAGGGGAAACAGCCCGCGGGATTGCGATTTTGCGCTATTACGCCGGAGAGGGCATGCGCAAAACAGGTGATGTCATTCCGTCTACTGACAAAGACGCGCTCATGTTCACCACCCGTGTCCCGCTCGGTGTGGTCGGCGTGATTTCTCCGTGGAACTTCCCGGTCGCGATTCCGATTTGGAAAATGGCCCCCGCATTGGTGTATGGCAATACCATTGTCATCAAGCCGGCGACAGAAACAGCCGTGACATGCGCGAAGATCATTTCGTGTTTTGAAGAAGCGGGGCTGCCGGCAGGGGTCATCAATTTGGTGACAGGCCCGGGTTCTGTTGTCGGCCAGGGGCTTGCTGAGCATGAAGGTGTAAATGCCGTCACGTTTACCGGTTCAAATCAAGTCGGAAAAATCATCGGGCAGGCCGCTTTAGCGAGAG
Proteins encoded:
- the gucD gene encoding alpha-ketoglutaric semialdehyde dehydrogenase GucD; this translates as MSVMTDQNTYLNFINGEWVKSQSGDMVKVENPADVNDIVGYVQNSAADDVERAVAAANEAKTAWRKLTGAERGQYLYKTADIMEQRLEEIAACATREMGKTLPEAKGETARGIAILRYYAGEGMRKTGDVIPSTDKDALMFTTRVPLGVVGVISPWNFPVAIPIWKMAPALVYGNTIVIKPATETAVTCAKIISCFEEAGLPAGVINLVTGPGSVVGQGLAEHEGVNAVTFTGSNQVGKIIGQAALARGAKYQLEMGGKNPVIVADDADLEAAAEAVITGAFRSTGQKCTATSRVIVQSGIYDRFKEKLLQRTKDITIGDSLHEDVWMGPIASKNQLDNCLSYIEKGKQEGASLLIGGEKLEDGKYQNGYYVQPAIFDNVTSEMTIAQEEIFGPVIALIKVDTMEEALDIANDVKFGLSASIFTQNISRMLSFIDEIEAGLVRINAESAGVELQAPFGGMKQSSSHSREQGEAAKDFFTAIKTVFVKP